The Acidobacteriota bacterium genomic sequence AGCGATCGCCGCCTCCGAGCAGGCGATCCGGAGCGCCATCTCCGCCGACCCGGGGTGGCGAGCACACTGCGCCCTGGGTGAGGTCCTCACCCGCCAGGGCCGGTACCGGGCCGCCAAGAAGGAGTTCAAGACCGCCCTGGGGCTTGTCGTCGGCTCAGACCGGAAGGTGGTGTGGAGTTGGCTCGGCCATCTCTACTGGCAGCAGCAGCGTTACACGAGGGCCGAACGGGCATGGGAGAAGGCAGGCGAGTTCGCGCCCCCGGCGAGGGTGCGTGAGGGCATCCCCCGGCAGCCCTTCGGCACCGGGTTGATCGAAGTCAACCATCCTCGACAGAAGGGCCCCGCCTGGCTGCCGCACGGGTCACCCGCGCCCGTTCCCGTGGACGGTTAACGGCTCGACTGCAGCAATACGGTAGAATCGCGGGTCCCTGGGGGCGCATGGCTTCGACGGGAGATCATGCGGTTCGGGGGTTGCGTGCCGAGTCCGACTCGTTAACCGGATTTTTGACACTCGCCAACGACGAATTGGCACTGGCGGCTTAGAAGCCGTCACGGTCCTGCCGGAGCCTTGATTCGCGGCGCCGTCAGGAGCGACACTCAAAGTGGATCAAACGCCTGAGCGCGGCTCTGAACTCAGGCCGGATCACTTCGGGGCTAGACCGCTGGCCGTGGTGGCCTTCTACCCAAGCCGGCGGCGACTGATCGAGTGAAGGCTACGCACGTAGATCCCTCGCGCCGAGTCTCGCGGACGTGGGTTCGATTCCCACCGCCTCCACCATCCATCCATCGGTCAGGCCATAATGCCTGGACACCTACCACTTGGGAGGTACCGGACCGATGGACGCCCCACACGTCAAGCCAGGACGCCTGGCCCTCGCCGCCCTGCTGCTGTCGCTCGCCACGGCTGCGGCGGCTCAGACAACAGGAACCATCGAGGGCGTCGTCGTCGACGCGGACGGCAACCCTCTGCCCGGTGTAACCGTGACGGTGGCGGGCCCGGGCGTGCGCCAGGAGCGCA encodes the following:
- a CDS encoding tetratricopeptide repeat protein; this encodes MKVGRHLVLLVCAALVATATVADCEEGLAALEAGDYEESSGQTTEAIAASEQAIRSAISADPGWRAHCALGEVLTRQGRYRAAKKEFKTALGLVVGSDRKVVWSWLGHLYWQQQRYTRAERAWEKAGEFAPPARVREGIPRQPFGTGLIEVNHPRQKGPAWLPHGSPAPVPVDG